The Ochotona princeps isolate mOchPri1 chromosome 1, mOchPri1.hap1, whole genome shotgun sequence genome has a segment encoding these proteins:
- the H1-1 gene encoding histone H1.1 — protein sequence MAETAPVTQPASAAPEKPAPAKKAAKKPAKTGSASKKPAGPSVSELIVQAVSSSNERSGVSLAALKKALAAAGYDVEKNNSRIKLGLKSLVSKGTLVQTKGTGASGSFKLNKKAASGEVKSSSGKATGKAKATSAPKKPKKAAAAVAKKVTKSPKKAKKPAGAAKKTSKSPKKPKVVKPKKVIAKSPAKAKAVKPKAAKAKVTKPKAAKPKKTAPKKK from the coding sequence ATGGCCGAGACCGCTCCGGTCACTCAGCCTGCCTCTGCTGCGCCCGAGAAGCCCGCTCCTGCCAAGAAGGCGGCAAAAAAGCCCGCGAAGACGGGGTCGGCCTCCAAGAAGCCAGCTGGTCCCTCCGTGTCGGAGCTGATAGTCCAGGCTGTTTCCAGCTCCAACGAACGCAGCGGGGTCTCCCTGGCCGCGCTCAAGAAGGCGCTGGCGGCCGCCGGCTACGATGTGGAGAAGAACAACAGCCGCATCAAGCTGGGGCTCAAGAGCCTGGTGAGCAAGGGCACCCTGGTCCAAACCAAGGGCACCGGCGCCTCCGGCTCCTTCAAGCTCAACAAGAAGGCGGCTTCCGGGGAAGTAAAGTCTAGCTCTGGAAAGGCTACTGGAAAAGCGAAGGCCACCAGCGCGCCTAAGAAGCCGAAGAAAGCTGCGGCAGCTGTTGCGAAAAAGGTCACAAAGTCTCCAAAGAAAGCGAAGAAGCCCGCCGGGGCAGCCAAGAAGACCTCAAAGAGCCCCAAGAAACCCAAAGTCGTGAAGCCCAAGAAAGTGATCGCCAAGAGCCCTGCCAAGGCTAAGGCTGTGAAGCCCAAAGCCGCTAAGGCAAAGGTTACTAAACCCAAGGCTGCCAAACCCAAGAAGACGGCACCCAAGAAAAAGTAA
- the LOC131480881 gene encoding histone H3.1, which translates to MARTKQTARKSTGGKAPRKQLATKAARKSAPATGGVKKPHRYRPGTVALREIRRYQKSTELLIRKLPFQRLVREIAQDFKTDLRFQSSAVMALQEACEAYLVGLFEDTNLCAIHAKRVTIMPKDIQLARRIRGERA; encoded by the coding sequence ATGGCTCGCACGAAGCAGACAGCCCGCAAGTCGACCGGCGGCAAGGCCCCGCGCAAGCAGCTGGCCACCAAGGCGGCCCGCAAGAGCGCGCCGGCCACGGGCGGCGTCAAGAAGCCGCACCGCTACCGGCCGGGCACGGTGGCGCTGCGCGAGATCCGGCGCTACCAGAAGTCGACGGAGCTGCTGATCCGCAAGCTGCCGTTCCAGCGGCTGGTGCGCGAGATCGCGCAGGACTTCAAGACGGACCTGCGCTTCCAGAGCTCGGCCGTGATGGCGCTGCAGGAGGCGTGCGAGGCCTACCTGGTGGGGCTCTTCGAGGACACCAACCTGTGTGCCATCCACGCCAAGCGCGTCACCATCATGCCCAAGGACATCCAGCTGGCGCGCCGCATCCGCGGGGAGCGGGCTTAA